DNA from Pajaroellobacter abortibovis:
TTTTACATTAGTCCCTTGAATGAGGCAATGCCAGTGGCGATGTGGACTTTAATGCGTGTGGATTCTTCTAGGGAGAGGAATTCAGAAAATCGGTCTTTGTCTTCTCTTGAGTGGAGCGAGCGATTGTCGTTTGGATCGCTTGGTAAATTGCGATAGAGAACATCGCAAAAACGATGCACAGCCCTAAGGTTATGACTAAGATATGGCGCCTTTTGATAGAGGGGGTGGGGTCGATAACGAAAGTGGTCTGCTCTGTCTCTGAAAAGGCAGGGATAGAAGGCCTTGAAGTGGAGTGGTGAAAAGTCATGAGAGGGAAGAGGCAGCTTGGGTTCGTTGGTTGTTAAAAACGATACTTTAGTGTTTATAAAAGAGACGATTCCTGAAGTAAATTCGATTGATTTTCAGTAGGGAGAAATCGGGCGGTATGCTGCTCAATGAAAGCAATATAGCAGTCTGCTGATTGATGGGCTTCTATTTCCCCTAAGTCAATAGCTTGCAGCAGCGCCTTTTTAATATACCCCACCTGGGGTGAAGGGCGTAAGCCGAATCGCAGCATCACTTGTTCCCCAATGCCACTTGGCAAAGGGGGTACTTTACTGTCTTCTAACCTCAATTGGTAGACACGTGCCTCAAGCTCATCCAATTGAGCGAGTCCCTGTCGTTTTTTGTGGGGCCGTTTGGTGGTGATGTCTGCGCGCGAAAGGCACAGAAGATCATCCCAGTGATTGGCAAACTCGCGGCCAAATCTTCGGACCGCGCTATCTGTCCAACTGGACGTATATTGATTGGCCCTGAGGTGATGGAGGACGAGAAATCGAATGCTCTTTTTAAGAGCAGTGTCTTTATGAGCAGCAAATAATGCAATGCGCTGATCGAGCTTGTCGAACATGCGTGCCCCTACTTCTGCGTGGCCGAGAAAATGCACTTTTCCTTCAGGGGAGATGGATCGCGTTTTGGTTTTGCCGATATCGTGAAAAAGAGCAGCCCATCGGATTTCCAATCGGCACACAGCCTGAGCGACGACCTGTTTGGTATGCTTCCATACGTCCTTGTGTCGCCATTCTCCGTCTCCAAAGCCGACCATCGCTTGAACTTCCGGAAAGATGGCAGAAAGAGACCCATTTTGTGCGAGTAGCTCAAGCCCATCTTGCGCGTGGCTTCCGAGTAGAATCCGATCGAGCCGCGAGCGGACTGCGTGTACCTCTTGCTCGATAGCGAGCAGAAAATCTTGCCTCTTGGCTTGAAGAGGGGGATCAGAGATGCCTTTCCCTTCTGAATAGAGGGCTGCCTGTTCGAGCACATTGATCGCTCGCTCGATTGCGCTTGATCGAGAAACAGGTGGAATATTCGTCAAAAAAGAGAGAGAGGTTGCTGTTAACGAAGTCATCGAGAGCTTGAAATAGAAAAATAAATCCGGAATGAAAAGAGAGAAAGCGGTGAAAAGTAGAGCTGCAGTCTCCTACACAGCATCAGAAATCCCTAGCGCTTTTTCTATCGAACCCCTTGTAGCAAACTCTCTTGCATCAGGTCACCCTTCTTTTATCCGAGCGCATTCAAAAGATGGGGTTGATTGTGTCGAGGCCTTATGGTGACATGGAGGGGATTCGATAGCACGAGAATCGACCCATTGTTCTTCCGTTACCGTTTGTAGCGTAAGAGCATGGAGCCCCCTTTGGAATTCATCTTTGAGTGATTCGTAAACATAACGGTGTCGTTCGACAGAGTTCATCCCTTGGAACCGGTTGCTGACAATCACAATGTTGAAGTGAGTCTCCCGATCGGATGGTCCAGCATGCAGCTGACTCTCATTTTCTACTTTTAAGTAGATCGGATGGAGGAGCTCTCGGAGTATGGATTCAACTTGTCGCTGAAGTTTCATTTTGGATCCTTTCTTTATCATAAGTAAGAAAATTCTTCAGACAAGGAATCAAGCTGCTCTTTTAGAGAATGCGTTCCCATGTTGAAAAAACCACTGGGTCCATTTGCTCGCGACTTACCTCATACCATTCTTCTAAAGAGAATGGAGGGAACCACGTGTCCCCTTCCACATGCTGGAGGACTTCAGTCAAATAAATACGAGTTGCTAGGGGGAGAGATTGCTCATAGAGAGTGGCCCCTCCAATAATGCGTGGTTCTGGATCGTGTTCCCTAGCTAACGATAGAGCTTCTTCTAGGGTGTGTGCGCTTTCGCATCCTGGAAGGAAGATCGGGCGATGGGTTAATACAATATTTCTTCGTTGGGGGAGAGGGCGTCCTATCGACTCATGGGTTTTGCGTCCCATGATTACTGCGTGCCCTTCTGTAAGCATTCGGAAGTGGCGCAGGTCTTCAGGAAGGTGCCATGGGAGCTTGCCGTGATGACCGATGACACGGTTGCTTGTCATGGCAACGACGAGGATCAGTGGGGCTCTTGTGATGGTAGCGGAGTTCATGAGAATTAAATCGATACTGGGGCAGGGATGGGAGGGTGGGGATCGTAACCCTCCAGCTGGAAATCTTCGTATTGAAAAGAGAAGAGATCCGTAACTTCTGGATTGAGTTTCATCCGAGGGAGCGCGCGGGGTTCCCTAGAAAGCTGCAATTTGGCTTGCTCCGTGTGATTGGTGTAGAGATGCACATCTCCAAAGGTGTGAATCAATTCACCCGGTTTAAAGTGGCACACATGTGCGATCATCAAGGTGAGCAGGGCATAGCTAGCGATGTTAAAGGGGACTCCTAGAAAGAGGTCTCCACTCCGCTGATAGAGTTGGCAGCTCAGTTCACCTTGGTGCACATAGAGTTGAAATAACGTATGACAAGGGGGGAGAGTCACTTGATCCGTTTCTTTCGGATTCCATCCTGTGACAAGCAGCCTTCGGCTTAAAGGATTCGTTTGTAGTTGATGGAGCAGCTGTTGCATTTGGTCTATACCATCTTGGAGGTATGCTCCGGAAGGGAGCAACGTCGCTCCAAAGTTGCGCCATTGGTGGCCATAAATAGGGCCAAGATCCCCTTCTTCTCGTCCAAATCGCGCACATTGTTCTTTGGTGGCCCATTCATCCCAGATGGTTATCCCTACCGTATGCAAGGAATCTACCTTGGTCTCCCCCCGCAGAAACCAGAGCAATTCATGGATAATAGAGCGTACGTGAAGCTTTTTGGTTGTCAGGAGCGGAAAGCCATCTTGGAGGTTGAACCGTATTTGGTGGCCGAAGAGACTCCGGGTGCCTGTCCCTGTGCGATCGGGACGCTCGGGTCGTTCAAGCATGAGGCGAAGCAGAGCTAAATAGGCTTTCACAATCTAGGAGGGGAATGTAGAAAAATGCGTACAATATTACTAGAGTTTAGGAACATGCAATATTTTGCTGATCATAGCAGTTCCGCTTAAAAAATAAAGAAGTGTAATCGGATGAAAAACCCATGGTCCTATTATATAGGCTCCAAAGGGTAGCCTTTCATCAATGCAGTTTGAAGATGCAGCAAAGGCGAGGATAGCTACGAGAATTAAGCTGGTGGGGATCGGGGTGCCTTCGTAATAACGGACTTTTCCACCTTCTCCTGTGAGGCTAGATGCAGTCACATTGTAGCGAGCAAGACGACTCGTTCCGCAACCTACAAAATAGATTAAGATAACAATATCCCATCCCCCTTGTAGGCCAAGGCTAAAGGCGAGCGCAGCGGGGGCTACCCCAAAGGAAATAAGATCGGCTAGCGAATCAAGTTCTTGGCCTAATAATGAGACGTGGTTTCTCCATCGAGCAACGCGTCCATCTGCAAAATCACAGAACAATGCAATGGGAAATAAGGAAAAGGCCACCCATAACAGCTTCATTTCTCGTAGGATGAGGTATTTCATCAGGGCAAAGATGGCTCCTGCGCCGCAAAATCCGTTTGTGAGAGACAGCAGGTCAGCCAAGTGAAAGTCGCGAAGCATAGAAAAATGAGAGGATTTTTTTGTCATAGAAGCTCACGAGGATGAGGAGTCATGGGATAAGAGAACTTGTGGAGCAATCGGTCATTTGGCAAAAGCCAAGTTATAACGAAAGTGCCATTTGAATTGCATTTTCTCCATCTTGATAATAGTCCGTTCGAATTGAGGTATCCTTAAATCCTAAGGAACAGTAAAATGCAATGGCAGCGAAACTGGAAGGGCGCACTTCAAGAAAGAGCGATACAATCTTTCCTGATGGGCAAAGCATATCGCTTGTTGAAGCAAAGATGAACCAATCCCTTGTCGTCGGTAGTGAGGATGAGTCTTGATGTGGAGGATATGGAGTTTATCAACAATGTGCCAAGTTACTAAAAGACGAGAAAGTCATCTTTTTTGGCTTTTGCAATCCATGCCTTAGACCATAGTCTTTCAATCTCTTGATGCCAACATTGCTGAGTGGGCAAGAAAGGACAAGCTGCGGGTGTCGATAGAGACTGGGCAAGAGGCGAAGAACGATCTCCCTCATAGCGAGCGAGTTTAGCCATGTCTTCTGGTGTAGATAAAAAAATACGGACCATAATATCAGTAAAAAGGAGCTCTAGATGAATCCTTCATTACAGTATCCATATCAATCGTTAGGACAATCTACTAGAAGTGGCTAAAGAAACGCTGCTTCACCTTCTTGATATGAAAATAGACATACCTTATGCCCATCTTGTATTCGCTTCTCCTCGCAAGTTGCCTTCGCCGGGGTCTCTTCAAGGTCGTGTTGTTGTGTTAGATATTGCCTTTTCGTCTGAAATTGGTGGAGGCGGATTTGAAAAAGTTACCAGGCCTTTTATAGAAGGGTTAGGAGAACGGCTGATTGGATGGATTGATCACCATGATCATTGTATGCATTCGACGTATGCTGGCAATCCGCGTTTTGTATTGGCTGGAAAGGCTCAGTATGGTGCTTGTCCCGCCATGGTCACACCTCAGGTGATCGCCTCGGTAGGAACAGCTGATACCATTGTATGTCATACGGACTTTGATGGTCTTTGCAGCGCTGCGAAGTGGATTCGAGGAGGAGAGGAACCTTATCCAGGAGCCGATCGAGATGCTTATGCGATCGATACACGTACAGGAACTCCAAGCGCGATTGGTCAACGATTCGACCACGCGTTGCGTGTGAGGACACGTGATCAGGCCCTTTTTGGGATTGTCGTTCGCCATCTGGCTACTGGTCTTGAAGATAGTGCTCTTTGGAAGCCGATTGATGAAGCCTGTGCGGAGTGGGATTCCATCGAAAAAAACACACAAAAAATAGCTCATCAATACAAAACGAGTTCGCTCCCCATGAGCAATTCTACCCACATCCCTCCAGCCTGTCGGCATTTTGCCTTTATCGACATGACCTTGATGAAAGAACGATACGATAAAACGCTCCTGCTCTTATTAGGGCAGGAGCAAGCCCCTATCGCGATGATGTTGACACGAGATACCCTTGTTTTATCGGCTAGATATGACAGCGGTATTGATTTTGTTCGGGCTCTCGGTTTTTCTGGAGGCATGCCCACATTAATTTCAATCCCCAGAAAGCAGGCTGCTTGGGCGGTGGTTCAACTCGGAATGGAGCCCTTTGAAGTGCAACGTTTCTTTGAGAAGTACCCCCTGTAGGTTGCATGATGTCACCTAAGAAGAAGATCATCCGGCCAAAGCGTTCTTCTCAACAAGAAGGAGAAATGGTTTCTTCCAAGGTTGAGGTGGAGGAAACCAGTGTTCTCGTCAATCTGACAGGTCCTTCGCATGAAAAGCTCAAATTGCTGGAGAAAGAAGGGGGTGTTGCTATCGGACTGAGGGGAAACACAATTTTTCTACATGGAGATAAAGTAAACGTCTCTAAGATAGAGCGATTTGTCAGGGAGGCCATCTGTTTTATCCAACATGGGGGAAAATTGGATGCGGAGGAGATTCTGCGTGCCATGCGCCAGATGAAAGAGAAGCCTGAGCGCCCTTTTGATTTGCGTGAAGAAAAATTAGTTATCGGATCCGGTAGGCGTCCTGTGTTAGCTAGGGGGGCTGCCCAATGCCAATATATTGACGCGATTCACTCTCATACTCTAACATTTTGCGTAGGTGTTGCAGGTACGGGCAAGACCTACCTAGCCATGGCATGTGCTATGGCTGCTTTTCATAAGCAGACGATTAAAAAAATTATTCTCACTCGCCCTGCTGTGGAAGCAGGAGAAAAACTCGGTTTTTTACCGGGAGATCTTGCAGAAAAAGTCAATCCTTATTTACGTCCCCTCTACGATGCGCTTAACGATATGGTCGATTTTGAACGTGGACAGGAACTAATACGAAAAGGCTATATTGAGATAGCTCCGCTTGCTTTTATGAGAGGGAGAACTTTAAACGATTCTTTTATTATTTTAGATGAAGCTCAGAACACAACCCCTGAGCAGATGCGTATGTTTTTAACTCGCTTGGGTCATCATTCTAAAGCGATTGTAACGGGAGACATGACCCAGATTGACTTACCTTCAGGCAAGAGCAGTGGGCTTGTAGAGGCGTATGAGCTTCTCAAAGGAATTGAAGGAATTGCATTTTGTTATTTTAGGGAAAAAGATATCATGCGTCATCCTTTAGTTAAAAAAATTGTGATTGCTTATGAAGCACAAGATCGCGAATGACAAAAACCATCTCGTTTTGTTCTCCCATCAGAAAAGTCGTAATATGTTCGTTTCCTTCCTCTTGTTTCCCTTATGACTGAATTGGAGGTGTAGTGCTTATGTGTCATCGTTCCTCGCGTGTCTCGCGATTGCTGTTGAACCCTTTCACATTAATTTTTTTCATGGGGCTGCGCGGGGAAGTTGCTGCCCAGGAAAAAAATCCTGGGCCTTCTAACGATGCTCGGCAGCCGCCTTCTTCTCTTCCAGTGTCTGCAGCTCCTCCACAGAATTTACTGCCTTTTGAGATAAAGGAACAGCACAAAGAATCTTCAGCCCAACCGACTACTTCCTCTTCTTCTCTTTCGCCTTTGACCAAGCAAGAGCTCACCGATCCAGTTCTTTCCCTTGTCAATGCATCTGGTTCTTCTTTGAATGAGTCCAAGGGTAATTATCCCAGATGGATGCGCTTTTTACGCATTAGCGGTTATGTTCAGCCTCAATTTGTCGCACGAATTTATAATGTTGTATCTTCTCCAAACCGTGACCCTATATCTGGAGAACTTCCGGAGGGGATTGGTCCTAACGCCATCGTGGCGTTGCCTAATGGTGCAACGACCAATTCAGTTGCATTTCGTGTTCGTCGGGCGCGGTTGAAATTTGAATTTTCTCTTGCTTCTACTGCTCGTTTGATCGCTGAGATAGAACCCGTCTCCTCAGGGTCTCCTGTAGAAAAGGGGGTGCTCCCTTCCTTCGTGCGGAATCTCGAGGCGCAGGGGATTGTTCGTTGGTCTCCTCAAGTCACGACAGTCGTTGGAGGGGGAATTTTCCCGGTTCCATTTGGCTATGAGATTCAGCAGTCGAATGCGGATCGCCCCTTTGTCGATCGTTCGTGGGGTGCTCTCAACATGTGGGGAAGGGTGTACGATACAGGTCTATATGTAACCACACGTGCTTTTGAAGACCGATTGACAGGGCAGGTAGCTGTGGTCAATGGCCAAGTGTTAGGTGAACCTCAATTTTCGATTCAGCCTGATCTCAGTGCAACAAAAGACTTTTCAGGTCGAATCAATTACAACTTTGGCCCTGTAGACATTGGAGTAAGCGGATATGTGGGGAGAGGACAGCTTGTGCGTTCTGGAGGAGAAGGAGAATTTTTCAATACCTACCTTAGGTTGGCTTCTAATGCAGAGTTCGGTGTGCATGTG
Protein-coding regions in this window:
- a CDS encoding HDIG domain-containing metalloprotein; this translates as MTSLTATSLSFLTNIPPVSRSSAIERAINVLEQAALYSEGKGISDPPLQAKRQDFLLAIEQEVHAVRSRLDRILLGSHAQDGLELLAQNGSLSAIFPEVQAMVGFGDGEWRHKDVWKHTKQVVAQAVCRLEIRWAALFHDIGKTKTRSISPEGKVHFLGHAEVGARMFDKLDQRIALFAAHKDTALKKSIRFLVLHHLRANQYTSSWTDSAVRRFGREFANHWDDLLCLSRADITTKRPHKKRQGLAQLDELEARVYQLRLEDSKVPPLPSGIGEQVMLRFGLRPSPQVGYIKKALLQAIDLGEIEAHQSADCYIAFIEQHTARFLPTENQSNLLQESSLL
- a CDS encoding BolA family protein yields the protein MKLQRQVESILRELLHPIYLKVENESQLHAGPSDRETHFNIVIVSNRFQGMNSVERHRYVYESLKDEFQRGLHALTLQTVTEEQWVDSRAIESPPCHHKASTQSTPSFECARIKEG
- a CDS encoding dihydrofolate reductase gives rise to the protein MNSATITRAPLILVVAMTSNRVIGHHGKLPWHLPEDLRHFRMLTEGHAVIMGRKTHESIGRPLPQRRNIVLTHRPIFLPGCESAHTLEEALSLAREHDPEPRIIGGATLYEQSLPLATRIYLTEVLQHVEGDTWFPPFSLEEWYEVSREQMDPVVFSTWERIL
- a CDS encoding thymidylate synthase encodes the protein MKAYLALLRLMLERPERPDRTGTGTRSLFGHQIRFNLQDGFPLLTTKKLHVRSIIHELLWFLRGETKVDSLHTVGITIWDEWATKEQCARFGREEGDLGPIYGHQWRNFGATLLPSGAYLQDGIDQMQQLLHQLQTNPLSRRLLVTGWNPKETDQVTLPPCHTLFQLYVHQGELSCQLYQRSGDLFLGVPFNIASYALLTLMIAHVCHFKPGELIHTFGDVHLYTNHTEQAKLQLSREPRALPRMKLNPEVTDLFSFQYEDFQLEGYDPHPPIPAPVSI
- a CDS encoding CDP-alcohol phosphatidyltransferase family protein — protein: MTKKSSHFSMLRDFHLADLLSLTNGFCGAGAIFALMKYLILREMKLLWVAFSLFPIALFCDFADGRVARWRNHVSLLGQELDSLADLISFGVAPAALAFSLGLQGGWDIVILIYFVGCGTSRLARYNVTASSLTGEGGKVRYYEGTPIPTSLILVAILAFAASSNCIDERLPFGAYIIGPWVFHPITLLYFLSGTAMISKILHVPKL
- a CDS encoding GNAT family N-acetyltransferase, with translation MVDKLHILHIKTHPHYRRQGIGSSLLQQAICFAHQERLYRSFLKCALPVSLPLHFTVP
- a CDS encoding PhoH family protein, which codes for MVSSKVEVEETSVLVNLTGPSHEKLKLLEKEGGVAIGLRGNTIFLHGDKVNVSKIERFVREAICFIQHGGKLDAEEILRAMRQMKEKPERPFDLREEKLVIGSGRRPVLARGAAQCQYIDAIHSHTLTFCVGVAGTGKTYLAMACAMAAFHKQTIKKIILTRPAVEAGEKLGFLPGDLAEKVNPYLRPLYDALNDMVDFERGQELIRKGYIEIAPLAFMRGRTLNDSFIILDEAQNTTPEQMRMFLTRLGHHSKAIVTGDMTQIDLPSGKSSGLVEAYELLKGIEGIAFCYFREKDIMRHPLVKKIVIAYEAQDRE